The DNA window AAATCACAGGATTTTAGGAGCATGTGAAGACAAGCAGAAGAGCGTTAGACCAGCAGACAGAGTTTGTGAGCAAAAGAAGCTGTGCGGCACTGAACTGTGTCAGGTGGGAATCTCAGGGCACTAAGTGAAGTCATGAGATAACACTGCAACAGCTGAGCAGCCAGCAGGACATTAAAACTGTCGGTGTGTGTGCTCAGTGCACAATAACAgctgcaagagagagaaagacagtcAGCAGGAGAAGTGCTGGAGTGCATTTATTAATGGTCACCTCAGTGGGACTGTTCGGAAACTGGGTGTTAATGATGAATATTGTAAAATACCATAATATACAGCTCATGTGGAAAAAGTTCATTCTAAAACTGAACGGTGTGGGTTCAAATGCTTTGTCCCAGTCatggaaaatatttattttcaagtGAAAAACAGTCACAATGGCCATTAACTCTTGCATTAATTACATACAATTAAACCCCCATAAGTGTCAGTATACCTTACATTAAGGATGTGGCAGGTTTAGGTTGAATAAAACTGACCTAAAGGGCATCAGAATTTGCAGTTTATATGACATAATGCTCTTTCAGCTACATTTAATTCCAGTTTTAGATTTTGAAGCTACCTCTTCTTTGCATTATAATCAATATATTATGATTGCACAGGTGCAGGCTTTCAGTTCCTTTTTTCCAGTAATTCTGATTCAGAAAAGCtgattgttgttgctgtttaacAATATCCCTAACAAGTTACTGCTGGGCAAAACTGATTAGATAGAACTTTATTCATCCTGAAAGAAATGTATGTGTCAAAGATGCCCAGATTAACTAATACTGACTTATAGTTAAAGGAAATATACAACTCTGCCAATGTCAGAAGAAGCGTTGATAACATTTAAATCTATAACATCAAATGCTAACAGACATTGTCAGACACAGATATCAAATTAATCTGTTACGTGAAGCACATGTTTATTGCTGATTTTGTGTTAAACATTAACAACAGTAACCACAAAACACTGTTCATATACAAGAATACAGGAGtataaatatagaatatctGTACTACAGGATATTATTTTGAGCATttctcaaaaacacatcagacacacactcaaaaacatcattcacctttcactcacacaaacactaaaGCTTCAGaacacattcactcattcatccaCAAATCCCAAGGGAAGACCATTTGTGTCTTAAAGGTTTAAACCTGATTAAAGAaagtctctttttctgtttagtGCTGTTGAGTACTGTGTGCACTCCAATTTACTCCTTCACAACTATTCCTCTAAATCCGACATTTCAAATTGACATCTAGGAGTTAAAGGAGGAGTTCAAAAATCAAGGCAGAACAAGACGTAATCCGTCATTTGACAGCTTGTTTAGTCCCATTTTGATCCTGTACTCGCGTTGAGACTGAGAGCCAAAAAGGAGGCTCACTGTTCACATTAATACAAAATGTTTCTTAGTGGCACCAGCTgtagcattttaacatcaataaaagGTAACCACATTAGCTCTGACACATCACTATAAAGCTGTAAACAAGCTACACGATTGCTGAGAGGACTGACAGCCTCTACACTATGGACAGGAGATTTGCTGTACAACACAAAGAGATTTTATGgcacaaaagaagaagaatgcagTCTTCTTTTAGCACATACAGAGCTATGAAAATCGGGAAACATCTTTGCAACATGAAGCAAGGaggtttatgggaaatgtagtcttTTGAATAACACTAGCACTAATAATACCCACACTAATAATACACTGGTGTGAAATACAAATCACCAATCGTCCAGTTCCTGctcttgtttgtttacaataCATCCACATGGATTTACAGTTCATCTGACAATGATATACTGATGTTTAAATACACTACGTATGGCACCTTTAATGTGACGCCATCTGATGAATACTGTGACATAATGTCAGGTTGGTTGGAGCTGTGGGTGTGCAGCTTGTTCACTCATTGCTCCAGTGAGCACTTTAGCTTGCTCTGCTCCACATCTTCTGCCATTGAGTCCATTCTGAGGCTTGAGGATGGgcacaggaagtgtttttaaGCATGACAGACGTTCATTAGACACTGTTGAGTAGCAGAATGGTAGTGGTTGAGCTCGGAGAAGAGATTTCAGGGCTCATGTATTGGGGGTCTTGTTCATCCCCTGAGTCCCCTTCTTGTTTTTGTGCTACAGTCAAGGTCAGCTTGTTCAGACCGGCTTCTAGTGTTGCCTCTGCTCCCTCTGCTCTGTcacctaaaacacacacacacacacaccaagaaaGGAGGCATGCAATGGTGAATAAATCTGCAAGTTAAATGAAACCAGAGATACACcaatttttatttacttaaaattGGAAACCGAACATCTGCCAGTTAATATCATCCACCTCTAGCATGATGGATATGATGTTATTGTCATTGACTATAGAATTTATCTATACTGTATTACTCTGGTTGACTGTGGGCAGCCCTTCATCTGAACTGTTCTCTCTGGATGGTTCAGACACCAAACAagtgcagacaaacacacttttattattcttatagTAAAACATTTAGCTGACATCGTTACTGTCTTGTTATTAAAAAGCACTCTGTGGTCTTGCCATTTTCCCGAGGGAcaaattaatacttttttttttagaaacctTGGAGGGATTGTGCCTGACAAAGATCACATTTAACATTGTGCACTGAAATAGCTCTATAGCTTTTGGCAATAAAAGtggttttttttgcagaataaTGGTATCAGCTCCACTGACAAGATATTACATTTTTGGGGATATTTCCTCGTATCTGACATTTTCTTTAATGGAatagttaaaacatttttggaaatacacttattcattttctttcccaGAGTGAGTGGAGAATATCCATAtcagtttcatgtctgtgtgtccagtacagagctggagtctggaccttattagcctagcttagcatgaacagctaacctggctctttttaaagttaaaaaacaacTACCAACGTCTCTGTAACTCATTACTTAGCATATCGTATGTAGTATGTATGCTCACTGACTGTATCTAGCAAATGCTGCTGTAGCTAGAGACGCTGTGCAGAGGTGCTGAGTTGATAGCTAAATTGTTCATCAAGAAATTTTTACAGCATGCATCTCCCCCTAAAACCACCAAttgttgttttgacatttgtgtttatgtaggaagtaaacaaacaagacacaacatgttaatttgtgagcttcAGAGTTGTTGGTAAGTGAATTTctgaactttggacagaaccaggctagctgtttcccactgcTTCCAGacttaatgctaagctagggTAACCATGTCCTGACTCCAGGTCTGTCCTTAACGCATAGACATGAAAATGATATTGGTCTTCTAATCTCACTCTCACAAAGTAaatgaataagcatatttttcaaaatgtttaactatttctttaatgatctactacaaaaacaaaaaactatttcaacATACAGGATGAAGCATCACTTCACAGGtcaacacacatgtacacactgatgtgatggaaacacacctcTCTCCCGGTCGCAGTCTGGAGAGGAGGCACCACTGCACTGGCTGCGAGGGCCCAGGAGAGGTGAGGCATGCCCAGAACCGCACACTGAATCCGGGTCATGAGAGCTACAAGGGCTCACCAACTCCAGATCAccaggacaggaggaggaaagagtggaggaagagggggaggaggggaggtaGGAGCAGGGGGTAcagagcgaggaggaggaggggtaaGGGCAGGGCATGTCGAGGGGGTTGGAGGCAGAGGAAGGTGAGGAGGGCATGGCTTGGGGTGAAGAGGTGGAGTGAGTGTCGGCATCTTCCTCTGAGCTGCCCTCTTCGTCAATCGATACTGACaccactgaaacacacatacacacacagatatgcacattaagcatgcagacacacagatgcaccaacagaaaaaaaaacaaaactggatgGGGATGGATGGAGTGGATGATTATTTACTGCTGAGCTTCAGTTACACTCACTTGACAGACCATCTGACTCCATCTTAAAGTTGGAAATGTCCTCATGGCCCCCGTCTCCCTCTGCACCAACACCTTGCTCCCTGGTTCCCATGGCGAGGGAGCGCCGCTGGGCGTGAATCTCCTCAGAGATGCTCTCTAGGTTGCGTAGCGCTGCACGGTACTCGGCCTTAGCAACCACAAGTTTGGCCTGACGCTCGTCCACATGACGCTTCAGTTGCTATGAGAAAACACAGCTTCTTAGTAAAGCTGTATGTGGATTATTTACTTTTTGGCATAGAAGAAAACTTCCCTATGCTTAGTGAGCATGGCATTGATTTAATTGATTGTTTAGCTTGGTTAGTGTTAGTTTAGCATGTAAGCATGCTAATagttgctaattagcactaaacacacaaaGTAAGGCTGAGGTTGTATTGTAGATATTTGGTCGTAAATCAGTGAATTAAAATTTAAGTGCTTAAAATCCTAATGGCAGTGCTAGATGGACGGTTAATGGACCACCAAAGtttttacagttcatcctgaagGGGACATGACTGTCTGAACAAAAtgtcatggtaatccatccaaaagttgttgagaaatttcattcaaaaccacCAATTGTCGTCTGGGAACGATGGATGTTTATACAACATTTTGTGACAACCATAGTTGCTGAGatagtctgaaccaaagtggttgACCAACAGACTACAGGGTTTTGAAATTGTTTGGCTAGTATCCACCAAATGGCAGATGTAGCAGTTATGCAACTATACTAACATAATAGCTTTCAGAATTGTTCAGAAACCCACTAATGTAATATACATACCTCAAGCTGGAGATAATACTTGGCTTTCAGTTCAAAATACGGTCTgcagggggagaaagagaatgaacTGTCACTGGAGAAATTGCTGGAAGAAAAACACTCCTCTGTGAGTAGTCACATTCCTTGGCTCTTACGAAGGGAGCACACCCCAACACTACACAATCAACGCAACCAACATCTGGACTGCATCAAATGACATAAGCTTagccctctttctctctctttctcacacacaagAGGCTCAAGCAGGGTGAAGCTCATGAGCGTCTTTTAAAGTCATTCAGAAAGGAAACAAAGGCACAGACCTGGATTTGTTGATAGAGCGTTTGAGTTTCTTCTCTAACTGCCTCATGTGGCTGATACACGAGTTGTAATTGGCTGCTGTTTTCTTATGTTCAGCTTCACTGCGTGTTCTCGCCTGCTCGGCCTCCATCACCTGCAACAATCAAGATACACgttgtgttttaatgtatgtTCTTGTACGTAAAAGGCTGCCCACATTAATCCAGTGCTGATTCCAATTCATTCATATAAACCTCAAGCACCAATGACTTGTTAGGATGGAACTTTTTAGTTTTGGTTGTCTTGCTTCAAGTGCGTACCCTCTGTGTGGCATGGTTGAGCATTTCCTGCCAGGCCGAGTCAAACTGGCGGCTGTCCTCCTCTAGCAGCCTCTCCTCGGCCAGGGCAATTGTCTCCTTGGCTGCCCGTAGAATTTCTACAGCCCGCTGGAACTCCTGGGTGGCTTTTTGGGCTTCAACCTGGGCCTGGATTtcagagacagggagaggaCAGTTATAATTCATTCACGAAAGATGGGAAACAATGTGGTAAATATTAACACTGAGAAGCTCAGGGTTTCATGGCAAAGCTGACAGAAAATTTAGATCCTAGCACTGTGGCAGCTTTAAGATACACTTTTTGGTTATCAGTTTTAAAAAGAATGTCGGTCCAGGGATTTTTCTGACATGGTATGAATGCAGCAGCAGACCTTGTGCTgcctcaagtgtgtgtgtgtgtgtgtgtgtgtgtgcgtgtgtatgtgtgtgtattttatgaCCTACATTTGCTCTGGAAGAACTATGATTGATTCCTTATGACAACCatagaggaaagaaaagattttGTATTACACACATATGGGCGCACAGAAAGACAACCGTGCCTTGATCCAATAGACAAACAGAAGCTTTGTCAGTAAGGAAATCTGACACATTGTCAGTGGGTTCTTCCTGCCCACAGTCACAGTCAAAAGCAGAATTATATTATTTCCATCATGCTGGACATTTTTGGACCCACTCTCTCCACTCCAACAGGCGTGACTAAAAGGTCAGTGTGTTGGCTGACTACCCAGGATTAAGCAGTTACAGTAACTCTAATCCTATTCCTTCAAAAGATAAGAAATAATCAAGAAAATTTGGTTAACTAGGCAATTCTTATTTGTAAATCTAATGGAGACCTTTATCTtgcaaaaagataaaaacttcACATATCCAGCATTTAATGTCAACATTGGGAACTCCCAGATCAAAAATGTCCTGAACATAACAGGGTTAATCGACTGTGCTTTCTGGAGGAAGCAGGGTGATAAAGGTATGAACATAAACCAAAAACACTACATGCTTCTTTCATAAGGTCTTGTTTCTAGAGGGTTGTGGGTTGGGTTGTGTTACGTACTGTACATTCATTATGATATCAGTTTTTGGTAGGCTCTACCTCTCTACAGTATATCAATCATCAATcacaaacagaggaaacaagACAAATTCTTTCTCCTAATGCCCCTGTTGCAGATTTTAACTTTAGGAAACACAATCAACTTAACACAGACAAAAGGGGTCACATAACAAAACTGTGAACAGCTATTTATTTTAGAACTTTATGGCGTAAGAGTACTTTTTGTTCAGTGCAAAGTTTAATTGCACAAAGTTGAATTTCCCCTAACACAGTAGGCAAGTGGTATGTAAcccttttcacattttattatatactcTGTCAATCTGTCAATATACTCCTTGTCCTATTTTAGCTGtattgtctgtctgtgctgtatAGTGTTTTTCTATACTTGTGAATTTTGAATAGATTATTGTCTGCCATTGTTGCAGCTAAATGAGATTTTAACTATGAAACAgatccatccattcattttaGAACTATGTATATAGACCATTTCACTGTTTCAAACATAAACACTCCAAATTAgtctaaatatattttctattggAATGTTTTCCAACATCAGTAGCTGACTGGAAAGAGATGTGATCACAAGCTGCAACGCAATGGTCTATACAAATATAATTATCAGCAACTTTATTTTTAGGCTTCAGTGGATATGTCAATTGAATGGATTGTCAGTTGCATTAAAACACCACTACAGTATGTTATCTTAAACAtgcattatttgatttttggcCATTTGTGGGCACTGTAAACACTAAATGAAAGCATTATCACCATATAAAGTTAATATGGTGACGTGCAAGCAAAGAGTCgattatttacacattcagcagagaTGGAGCCACATAGCTTTCATGTGTAATCATGTTTCTAGCCTTCCAGCAAATTTAAGTCCAAcatgctgctaaatgctccattatgtttaccagctagttgctaactgtgtctgtctgctgtttggtgctgaacagttagcatacagtgggtttatcagagctttttcactgaaaacagctgcctgttgtgtctggaaacaatggaaaaaagcTGATGAGATCAGTGAGAGTGATCTAAAACAGTACAATTGTGAgctgtaaaatcaaaacagagctcaaagatgctaaaacactccatagagctgaggggatcTGCAGTCGGCCGATAATTCTCTGTGTCATTACCAGCAACTTTCCGCATTACACAGCTTTAATATAACAGACTTGCAAAAGGTCAGTGTAGTTCATTCAGCGGTCTCACATTTTGTTCTCACGGCTTTCCCTGGCTCTCTGTAACATGACCCCCTGCCACTGTCAGTCATGTTTATGATACAGGCTCCAACAGTGACGTAAGCAAGCACAGAACTGCATCCCCTCAcacaaaatgcagaaaatacaaAAGCTGCCATCTTGGTGTGGGTATTGTCTAGATATCTGAGAGTTGCTGTGGCTAGATATGCTATCCGGGGTGGCGGAGGCCCCCTCAAGAAGGTGAAGAGATAGAGGAAGGGAGTGGGAAGATACCAGTTGCTGTTTTACGTGTAATCTGTGAGTTTGACAAACTGGCAAAGATGAATCCCTCCTCTTTGTCCCTTATCATGACCCACTTCCCAGGCCAGGAGAAGAGAGGGGGTGCAGGGAAAACAGAAGGAGGATGATGGATATttgatgaagagaaaccagGAGCGTGGAACAGAAAAGGAACTCAGACTTTAATGCTATCAATCAATGGTTTTTGTCGAGATAGAGATAAAAGTGCCCGCCCTTCACAGGACTTCCTTGACTGAAGCAGCACACTTCCTTTCTCATGGAGGGTTAGTGTGTATTCATACAGCTGTTGTCATTAGCTAAGCTACCCATTCTTTACTTTTGCAGGAACAGTCAAACTGATGACAAACTGATCTTTGGTACTCTGCTGAGTAACAAGCAGAGGCGGAGGACACAATTTGCCACTATCTTTATGGCACAAAAGCCTGCTGCGCATAAGACAGCATGCAAATACTGTCAGAGCACTGTTATCGGTTAATTAACTTGATGTCACAGAGCCCACACAATATGACTGTCTCAAAGGCAAACAAtacagtgtttttgtctgaGATGCCATGACTTACTGTAACCTTGTGATATACATAACGCCTGTATGCCATATCATCCAACCAAAGGGTGTTTTTGACATGTGTAGCCATGCACGtgactcatttttaatttatgtcTCAGACAGTCATCCTGTCTGACATCTTTGTCTCTTGGAATTCACCGCGTTTACAGTTTCGGGAGGTGAGAGACGAAGAGGTACAGAGAGGTGActgaaacagagagggagggtgagagagaggggtggggtACAGGAGAAagacagccagacagacaggcagtggTGCAGAAGAGAACGGTGGGTAAAGGACAAAAGATAGGACAGTACAGGCAAATTCCTACACGCAGCCCCCCAGTCTGTTGGAAtgtaagaggaaaaacatgGGGGGTTGGAGGCTGAGACTGGCTTATGGGTGGGGGTAGGTGCAatatagtgagtgtgtgtgtgtgtgcacacgctGATAGGGTCAGTGAGGGTAAGCATTTGAATCCCTTTAATATAGGTcatgtattaaatattaaatattcatccaTAAATCATGACCAGACAATACGCCAGTTTAACCCAAGGCCTTCATCGGCTTTACTCTATTTAAACCacccaatcacacacacacacacacacacagacacacacatgcaacacacacatacacacaacacacatacaaacacacacaaagctggGGAGGGCTTTTGATCCTTTCACGTGAACATAGGTCCCACTTAAAATTCAAAACCTCCCGGTAATCCCCGACTCTCACGTGTTACTGTCATAAGCAGATGCAACTGGCAGGTATTGTGTCATATTGCAAGAGAGACAGATATAcaaggacagacacacacacacatacacacagatacaaatacacaatCTATTTCAGTTTGACAGCTCAGCTCTGACACACAAATGTCAGCCTTCTGATGAATGACTCATAAGCTCCTTCCTTATTGGCTGGGACGAGGGGGGCGCTGGACTCTTAAATTTCTGGTGCTATCCAGTCAGATCAAAGCCTCAACAGGCTGGAGCAATGAGACAGTAGAGGACATGACCCGCTGAAAACGGAACAGCACAGTTAAATGCACTAACCATTGGGGAAGTTAGTATTTTGCATCTACCTGTAGCAACAGTGTGCAGAGACcttgaaaaaagaagaaacactgATCTGGAAAAATATGGCAGGCCTAGGATTTTCAGTGCAGTTCATACAATTTCCTCTTCCCCaaggat is part of the Thunnus albacares chromosome 19, fThuAlb1.1, whole genome shotgun sequence genome and encodes:
- the LOC122970191 gene encoding SH3 domain-binding protein 5-like, which gives rise to MDSLQNGNNCEEDSQCAEEEEEVDPRIQGELEKLNQSTDDINRWESELEDGRQRFRAVLVEATVKLDEQVKRIGRAVDDSKPYWEARKVARQAQVEAQKATQEFQRAVEILRAAKETIALAEERLLEEDSRQFDSAWQEMLNHATQRVMEAEQARTRSEAEHKKTAANYNSCISHMRQLEKKLKRSINKSRPYFELKAKYYLQLEQLKRHVDERQAKLVVAKAEYRAALRNLESISEEIHAQRRSLAMGTREQGVGAEGDGGHEDISNFKMESDGLSMVSVSIDEEGSSEEDADTHSTSSPQAMPSSPSSASNPLDMPCPYPSSSSLCTPCSYLPSSPSSSTLSSSCPGDLELVSPCSSHDPDSVCGSGHASPLLGPRSQCSGASSPDCDRERGDRAEGAEATLEAGLNKLTLTVAQKQEGDSGDEQDPQYMSPEISSPSSTTTILLLNSV